From the genome of Manduca sexta isolate Smith_Timp_Sample1 chromosome 14, JHU_Msex_v1.0, whole genome shotgun sequence, one region includes:
- the LOC115439875 gene encoding uncharacterized protein LOC115439875: MPLPNRINKAAYRSHTYSGPRGSRKRIQAALRLHYGESSRAAIWRKRQKKQTQNIEQEEANKVAIQNRLSAHKDQNVPQIKTYSRAITKLQNEVPSCTTNIEPSEPVEVVWFESVNSPESESDTDVYELPEEIVSSDNLSLMSGYRIVDLKHVLMWAFNMQKHSQSCEGSQIEFVSETQNGFHSTLTFKCSICDKNWHQSTEKDDEINTSFVWATMTAGSHYTQAAHITTLMDIPTMAGNKFREIKKKIANTWHTHLTEEITKAGEQERCIAIEKGNISSDGTPYVTVFVDGGWSKSTYGHNLDPLAGMACIIGKETKKCLFFGAKNKYCYTCQYYKQMRMEVKDHHCCKNLTGPFSTIESDIIVEGFQKSEEIHDLRYQSFIGDGDSSVFSHLKEKVSYGNQIKKFECKNYIIKNYTSTLYKILANTKLPLYGRNILKSRLVKLIRIARKMIVHNSGNPSSMVDDLRNGPHHVFGNHEKCKEYYCSLVNSPSDNKSKKKNLVTILKSTAPRVWALIYAANERVFLKAANLSNETTNIATNFMNVINKFNGDKRLSHRKGGSYQRSVHIAGLAQAAGYKWHETGSKKRTDQRGRKHFKQYIQRKERSRLYRQKLKSQNTVIQKPKTLPDRDEGTQASNAVDIDVVEFRKKCDERLKEFQECPENIRNIESKTIGKNENDIMYVKYRSDRLSASHFGKVCKRRNIRPCYTHVKDILYKTNSCMRDLVYCEQNKIVAKATFAKQYNKTVRRSGLFIDEQFGFLAASCDGVIEDEKAVIEIQCFTSLVRKSLNIETAASQIKNFAVQYDGQKLTLNKRHDYYYQVQGQLRITKMVKCYFVCFVSLQQPVTVVEVLRDDEFISNMMPKLVAFYKNFILPEIILRRIRQNAKCVDFTDVIDITSSMSN; the protein is encoded by the exons ATGCCTCTGCCAAACAGAATAAATAAGGCGGCATATAGAAGTCACACTTATTCAGGCCCTAGGGGATCAAGGAAAAGAATACAAGCAGCTTTAAGATTGCATTATGGCGAATCTTC ACGAGCAGCTATATGGCGTAAACGACAGAAAAAGCAGACCCAGAATATTGAACAGGAAGAAGCAAATAAAGTAGCAATCCAGAACCGGCTCAG TGCACATAAAGATCAGAATGTACcccaaataaaaacatattcacGTGCTATAACAAAATTACAGAATGAGGTTCCATCATGTACCACCAATATTGAACCGTCTGAACCTGTGGAGGTGGTGTGGTTTGAATCAGTCAACTCACCAGAATCTGAATCAGATACTGATGTCTATGAACTACCGGAGGAAATAGTTTCTAGCGACAACCTGTCATTGATGTCTGGATATCGGATTGTTGACTTGAAGCATGTACTTATGTGGGCATTTAATATGCAAAAACATAGTCAGTCTTGTGAAGGTTCACAAATAGAATTTGTCAGTGAAACACAAAATGGTTTTCACAGCACTTTAACATTTAAATGCAGCATTTGTGATAAAAACTGGCACCAAAGTACTGAAAAAGATGATGAAATAAATACATCGTTTGTGTGGGCAACAATGACTGCTGGCAGTCATTACACACAAGCAGCTCATATAACAACCCTAATGGACATACCAACAATGGCAGGCAATAAATTTcgcgaaattaaaaaaaaaattgccaataCATGGCACACGCATTTGACCGAAGAAATAACAAAAGCTGGTGAGCAAGAGAGATGTATTGCCATTGAAAAAGGGAATATATCATCTGATGGTACTCCATATGTTACTGTTTTTGTGGATGGGGGCTGGTCAAAAAGTACATACGGTCACAACCTTGATCCATTAGCAGGAATG gcTTGTATTATTGGTAAGGAGACCAAGAAATGCCTATTTTTTGgtgccaaaaataaatattgttacacatgtcaatattataaacaaatgagAATGGAAGTGAAAGATCATCATTGTTGCAAGAATTTAACTGGGCCATTTTCCACAATAGAATCCGATATAATTGTTGAAGGATTCCAAAAGAGTGAAGAAATTCATGATCTCCGTTACCAAAGTTTTATTGGAGATGGAGATTCTTCAGTGTTTTCTCATTTGAAAGAAAAGGTATCATATGgaaaccaaattaaaaaatttgaatgcaagaattatattataaaaaattacactagCACACTTtacaag ATTTTAGCTAACACAAAGCTTCCACTTTATGGacgtaatattttgaaatcaagATTGGTGAAGCTAATTCGAATTGCACGAAAAATGATTGTACATAACAGTGGCAATCCTAGTTCCATGGTTGACGATTTACGGAATGGTCCACATCACGTCTTTGGAAACCATGAGAAGTGTAAAGAATATTACTGCTCTTTGGTAAACTCTCCTTCTGATAACAAAAGcaagaaaaaaaacttagttACAATTCTGAAATCAACTGCACCACGAGTGTGGGCTCTCATTTATGCTGCTAATGAAAGAGTTTTTTTGAAGGCTGCAAATTTATCTAATGAGACAACAAatattgcaacaaattttatgaatgttataaataaatttaatggtgACAAAAGGCTTAGTCATAGAAAAGGAGGCTCTTATCAGCGAAGTGTACACATTGCAG GATTGGCGCAGGCAGCTGGATACAAATGGCATGAAACTGGTTCGAAAAAACGGACAGATCAAAGGGgtagaaaacattttaaacaatatattcagCGAAAGGAGAGAAGCAGGTTGTACCGTCAGAAATTGAAATCTCAAAACACAGTTATTCAAAAACCTAAAACTCTACCTGACAGAGACGAGGGCACACAAGCTAGTAATGCCGTTGATATAGATGTGGTGGAGTTCCGAAAGAAATGTGACGAAAGATTAAAAGAATTTCAAGAGTGCCcagaaaatataagaaatattgaAAGTAAGACTATAGGGAAAAACgaaaatgatattatgtatgttaaataTAGATCTGATCGCCTTAGTGCCAGTCATTTTGGAAAG gtCTGCAAACGTCGTAATATAAGACCATGTTACACCCATGTGAAAGATAttctttataaaactaattcttGTATGAGAGACCTGGTATATTgtgaacaaaacaaaattgtggCTAAAGCCACATTCgctaaacaatataataaaaccgtAAGGAGATCCGGTCTTTTTATTGATGAACAATTTGGATTTTTAGCGGCTAGCTGTGATG GTGTTATAGAAGATGAAAAAGCGGTTATTGAGATCCAATGCTTTACTTCTTTAGTAAGGAAATCACTTAACATAGAAACAGCAgcatcacaaataaaaaattttgcTGTACAATATGATGGCCAAAAACTTACTTTGAATAAAAGACATGACTATTATTATCAA gtgCAGGGTCAATTGCGAATTACCAAAATGGTCAAATGTTACTTTGTTTGTTTTGTCTCTTTACAACAACCAGTCACTGTTGTGGAAGTTCTTCGAGATGATGAATTTATTAGCAATATGATGCCTAAACTTGTAgcattttacaaaaattttatactaCCAGAAATTATTTTGCGACGAATTAGACAAAATGCTAAATGTGTAGATTTTACTGATGTAATAG aTATAACTTCTTCGATGTCAAATTAG